In Humulus lupulus chromosome 7, drHumLupu1.1, whole genome shotgun sequence, the following are encoded in one genomic region:
- the LOC133790147 gene encoding 2-oxoglutarate-dependent dioxygenase 19-like: MATSGVVSVNWSNNNNNSRVVKSKYEFAVKPSDEEVVVDSDDSEYSIPTIDISLLTSPDHHQRSKILHHLHKACQEWGFFQLINHGISETVMKQMMEACEGFFNMSEEEKKEFQGSRDVLDPINWGTNFNCNTVGKKFLIWREFLKLYVHPQFNSPYKPLGFSEAAEEYCKRTREICRVLMRAMSEALGLEPNCLEKATNWDEGCDVLASNYYPTCPNPDQVIGLPPHTDPGLMNLLVQNDVGGLQILHKSGKWVQWKAMPNTIIVDLGDQMQILTNDLYKSVTHRAVVNNKSTRISIVSGHGPAVNAKVVPIPELLEALGQAPAYPGIPYNEYLQLQRTSHTFLKSTLDIIRLES; this comes from the exons ATGGCTACAAGTGGAGTAGTGAGTGTTAATTggtcaaataataataataatagcagaGTTGTGAAATCGAAATATGAGTTTGCGGTGAAGCCGAGTGATGAAGAAGTAGTAGTGGACTCTGATGACTCTGAGTATTCAATCCCCACCATTGATATCTCCCTTCTCACCTCTCCTGACCATCATCAACGCTCCAAAATCCTCCATCACCTCCACAAGGCATGTCAGGAATGGGGTTTCTTCcag TTGATCAATCATGGAATTTCGGAGACTGTAATGAAGCAAATGATGGAAGCATGTGAGGGTTTTTTCAACATGAGCGAAGAGGAGAAGAAAGAGTTCCAAGGGTCTAGAGATGTGTTGGACCCTATCAATTGGGGCACCAATTTCAATTGCAATACAGTTGGCAAGAAATTCCTTATTTGGAGGGAATTTTTGAAGCTCTATGTTCATCCTCAATTCAACTCCCCCTACAAACCACTTGGTTTCAG TGAGGCGGCAGAAGAATATTgtaaaagaacaagagaaatATGTAGAGTGTTAATGAGAGCAATGTCTGAGGCATTAGGGTTGGAACCAAATTGCTTAGAGAAGGCAACGAATTGGGATGAAGGATGTGATGTGTTGGCTTCAAACTATTATCCAACTTGTCCAAACCCTGACCAGGTTATTGGACTCCCACCTCACACTGATCCAGGCCTTATGAATCTTCTTGTCCAAAACGACGTCGGAGGACTTCAGATCCTTCACAAATCAGGAAAATGGGTTCAATGGAAAGCCATGCCTAACACCATTATTGTTGACCTTGGTGATCAAATGCAG ATCCTTACCAATGACCTGTACAAGAGCGTGACACACAGAGCAGTGGTGAACAACAAAAGCACAAGAATATCAATAGTGTCAGGACATGGACCAGCGGTGAACGCCAAGGTTGTACCAATACCTGAGCTTTTAGAAGCATTGGGCCAAGCCCCGGCTTATCCAGGGATTCCATACAATGAATACTTGCAACTTCAACGAACCTCCCACACTTTCCTCAAATCTACTCTCGACATAATAAGATTGGAATCATAA
- the LOC133792605 gene encoding uncharacterized protein LOC133792605 — protein sequence MTKLMMIVFVSVKMVKDCGLMIMGLEMEADPFGGSSDEGEQRPNSQSVEQENKSVRGRTWMSRNTKKRSEGHLTPVEYNEYGQLVGGSRSNVSSQLGSVVRATVSININSWKDVSVVDKNKIWDTMKKTYDLDPKQKQQMLKDAGKYFRNWKTNLTRVHVYDALKKYPNEFPPALPFGFENVITPDEWLAFVNSRLTPEWQRKREEMQNYRALNKYNHNLSRGGYVRIEEMLMEQSGKSLTELDRADLWSMGRRNAKGELIGEASEIQKNIDHYRQLQAEGKWAPDGPDDVLTRALGTPEPRGRVRAGGHGVSRSVYWNTPTPTSTKNKSKASSSNDDIRKEFEERFRKQEEEHRQQAQRLEERLQQQDELLRKLLAQQSGSGSNVGVPPAPSSYYVPDPPVPPAQASYYTPDPVVPQAEHHIVALQPLLQEGRACQLAIGSVSNIVASGTLIEREAGNNFQVMITSVLKFVICR from the exons atgacgaagttgatgatgattgtatttgtttccgtgaaaatggtgaaggattgtgggttgatgataatgggtcttgag atggaggctgatccttttggtggtagttctgatgagggagAGCAACGCCCTAATTCTCAGTCAGTGGAGCAAGAAAATAAATctgtgagaggacgtacatggatgtctagaaacaccaaaaaaaggagtgaaggacatcttactcctgttgaatacaatgagtatggtcaactagtgggtggatctagaagtaatgtttcatcacagcttggatcagttgttcgagcaactgtgtccatcaacattaacagttggaaagatgttagtgtggtggataaaaataaaatatgggacacaatgaag aaaacttatgatttggaccccaaacaaaagcaacagatgttgaaggatgcgggaaagtacttccgaaattggaagactaatcttactagggtacacgtttacgacgctttgaaaaaatacccaaatgagttcccgccagctttgccatttggatttgagaatgtcataactccggatgaatggttagcgtttgtgaactcaagattaactcccgagtggcaaagaaagagagaggagatgcaaaattatcgagcactgaataaatacaatcacaacctctctagaggaggctatgtgcgtattgaagagatgttaatggaacaaagtgggaaaagtctgactgaacttgatagggcagatttatggagcatgggtcgtcggaatgcaaaaggagagctaattggagaggcctctgagattcaaaaaaatatt gatcattaccggcaactccaagctgagggtaaatgggcacctgatggccctgatgatgtgctgacgagggcgttgggcactcctgagcctcgaggacgtgttagggctggaggacacggtgtgtcccgctcagtatattggaatactccaacacctacctcaacgaaaaataaatcaaaagcctcttcttcgaatgacgacattagaaaggaatttgaagaaagatttcgaaaacaagaagaagagcatcgtcaacaagcacaacgcctagaagagcgccttcaacaacaagatgagctcttgagaaaattattggcccaacagagcgggtcaggatctaacgttggagtcccaccagcgccatcatcatactatgtgcccgacccaccagtgccaccagcgcaggcgtcctactatactccggacccagtagtgcctcaagcagaacaccacattgttgcactacaaccgcttttgcaagag ggccgagcatgccaattagcaattggttcggtttcaaacattgttgcatcaggtacactcattgaaagagaggcaggcaacaacttccaagttatgattacgagtgttcttaa GTTCgtcatttgccgttag